TACCGGCAAACCGTATTTAGCCGCTAATTGATAGACTCTCATCAATGCGGGGTGATGTGCCAACGGGCGTTCGCCCTCAATCATGGCCGACAACAAATCATGGCGAGTGAAGACTTCACCGATCCCTTTCCAAAAGCCTGGATCACGTTTCAAAAGGCGTTCAATGTGATCCACCGCATTCAGATCCGTCGGATTAAACCCGGTTATGAACGGATAAAAGCGCGACTGCTCACGTTCAGGCAACGACTTAACGGCATCGTAGACCAACATATCGGTGGCCGAATACCAATACACCGGCGCATCATCTGCGCCATAAGAAAAAGGCCGACGAGGTGAAGACGAGGCCCATTTTTTAGTCACCGAAAAACCAGTGATCAAGGCCTTTTCAATGCTCGCTTTTTCCATATTCTCAAGCAGGAAATCCATACCATCCGTCGCCTGTTTGGCGTCTTGGTAGTGAATTTCAGCATCAAAGAACTGATAGTCTCGCGCCTGGGCGTTCCCGCTCAAAAGAGGCATAGCTAATAGCGACATAACCAACAGAGCCAAAGCCAATCGCACACCAACTAAATTGGCAATAAGAGAATTATGAAGAAAATGCGTAGAAGAAAATGACTTACTCACGAAACGTTCCATGTGGATTCTTAAAGAAGAACTTACTCTACTGAGCCAGCAAAGATTTGTCACTGTCTGCCTTTATCCCTATTAAGAAAGGCCGCATTTTTCATCTGCTAAAAACAACTAAGTTTACCCTGGAAGACAGGATATAAACTGCCTGTGTGGCAGTGAACTGTCCTGACGAATCAGTTTGTAATCTTGGTCATTTCTAAGCTGCCTGTGCGGCAGTGAACACCCATCAGAACCTTTGTAGACACCTTCATAATTTCTAAGCTGCCTGTGCGGCAGTGAACCGTATCTATCCGAACGGGTTGATTCAGTCACATTTCTAAGCTGCCTGTGCGGCAGTGAACTGAACAAGTGGTCTTTTACCCGCTGTTCAAGTTTTCTAAGCTGCCTGTGCGGCAGTGAACCCCTTTGGCGATCTCCCCGACTGTACCATGGATTTCTAAGCTGCCTGTGCGGCAGTGAACTGGGTAAAGCTCAGTGGGTACAGCAACTGACATTTCTAAGCTGCCTGTGCGGCAGTGAACACTGTTCATCGTCGCAGCTTGGTCTGCGTCCTTTTCTAAGCTGCCTGTGCGGCAGTGAACTTCGGTATTCCCGCTGAGGCAGCTAACGCACTTTTCTAAGCTGCCTGTGCGGCAGTGAACTTCGTGAGTCCTGAGTATGGCATTCGAGCTATTTTCTAAGCTGCCTGTGCGGCAGTGAACTACACATAGCTGTTTTGATACGTGCGGTCGCGTTTCTAAGCTGCCTGTGCGGCAGTGAACATTCAATTCAGGATCTCCATATCTACCAATACTTTCTAAGCTGCCTGTGCGGCAGTGAACCAAATCTAGGGCAAATAAAAGATTTGTTAGCATTTCTAAGCTGCCTGTGCGGCAGTGAACACGAAAAAGAATGCATTGAATGCGTGGCCTATTTTCTAAGCTGCCTG
This DNA window, taken from Litoribrevibacter albus, encodes the following:
- a CDS encoding amidohydrolase family protein, producing the protein MERFVSKSFSSTHFLHNSLIANLVGVRLALALLVMSLLAMPLLSGNAQARDYQFFDAEIHYQDAKQATDGMDFLLENMEKASIEKALITGFSVTKKWASSSPRRPFSYGADDAPVYWYSATDMLVYDAVKSLPEREQSRFYPFITGFNPTDLNAVDHIERLLKRDPGFWKGIGEVFTRHDLLSAMIEGERPLAHHPALMRVYQLAAKYGLPVMLHSNLTSPVMKEFIYLPELELALETNPKTTFIWAHAGLSDAITLQQTVEGLPELVAELLGKYQNLNILLSWTVVDALYDAEGVPKTDWLEVVKSYPNRFVIGSDVVGGFSPLKETMDHFRPFLDALPEEVAHRVASTNLLQWLP